GCGAACAGCTCCGCTCCGCAACAAACGCGGGAGTAAGCTGACACCGCCCAATATCGGAAACCGCCGTTGCCACGGCTTTATCGCTATAGCGGTCCCGGCGTGGCGATTAATCTTCCACGCCAAATAATCGATCCCACCGGCAAAGGTCGCAGTGGCCTTTGCCAACCGTAGCACCGACATGATTTTTCCCCGTCGACGCAGCGTCGTCCAGCGTTGCTCCGCCTCTTCCCGACTCATCGGCACAACCGAAATAGCATCGGCAAATTGCGCATATCGTTCGGGGTCTGCATCGACCACCGCTCCCGGTCTCGCGCTGCTTTCCGCCCTCAATTCGGACGCATAGGTCAACTCGAATCCTCGCCTCCAAACATCCAGCAAGTCGCCGTTCGTCATAGGACGAGCCAGCGCAAGCAACGTCGGGGCAGCCTTGGCAACAGCACCGACCGCTGCGCCGCGCGCCACGCTATCGGCCACCCAAACCAGTCGCGAAGGTTGCGCAAACCGCGCCCACACCGAAACCGTGTCGGCGTCAGGGTCGCACAGCCTCGCAAAGTCAGCCTCGCTCAATACTGCATATTTGGCGGCTAATTTATCACTGGCGAAGGGGAAAACGTTCGGCGGGATGAGGCGATTAGCAGTCGCGAGCCAGCACCGGTCGAACGCAGCGGCGTAATCCGAAACGATCAGATAAAAATCGAGCATCAGCCCGTCGAGCTGCTTTTCGCGCAGGCATGACCCGTAAAATAGTACCGCCCGGGAAGCCGCGCCGTGTTTGGCAGCGATTGCCGCTGCCATGTCTGAAACTTCCTGAGCGACAGGCATCCCCAGCTCGTCTGCAACCAGCCGAGAGAGATCGCTCATGCAGCGAGGCGCAGAAACGCCATGGGCTTGGTCGGACGCAGGGTAATCGGCGCGCCGGGTCCGGTATGAAAGATCTCGCCGTCCAAAATAACGCTGCTACGGTCGCTCTCGATGCGGATATGGTCGCCATGCTCGACATGCACTCCGGTCATTGGGCGCGAACCAAGGCGCCCCATCAGTGCCGCATGAATAGCGCGAACCAGCGCAATCGCCGACTGATCGACCGCCATGAATTTGAGGCCGGGCCGCACGCCGCCCTCGGTCTTGCTACCCAGCAACATCTTCTCGAGCGTCGTAACGATCATTAGCGCAAACCGCCCGGTGACCTGCCCATCACGCATCAGCGAAATCCGCATCGGCGAAGGTAGTGGCGGCAGAAACTTTGCGCTGAAACCCGGAATCAATGAAAGCAAGACTGCCAAAACCGTCACAAAATGGCTGAGGCCATTCGACATACCCAGTGGATAGATCACATGGCGGCAATACAAAATCGAATCGGCCAGCCCCGCCCCACCGAGGAACATGCCCAGCACTGGCGGACGCCCACCTTCGCTGAGCGCGATCAACTCACGTCGCACGACATGGTCGTCGAGGTCCGATGCGGCCAGCTCCAGAATCCGCGCCAGTCCGGCAACCGGATCGCCAGTCGAGCCGAGGTCGAGCGCGATCAAATTGGTCTTGCCGTTGGGCAGCACCGCAACCGGCGGTGGATTGCCTTCGAAATAATTGCCCTGATGCAATTCGGTCAGTGCCGCCTGAACGGTACCGTCGCCGCCATTGATGACGAGAACGCGCGGCCGAACACAGGCGATTGAGCGCAGCGCCTCACCAATCTGGCCGACATGCTCAACCTCATAGTGAAACAGCTCACCATGTTCGGCGCAAAACTCAC
This genomic stretch from Sphingomonas paeninsulae harbors:
- a CDS encoding diacylglycerol/lipid kinase family protein, translating into MARVALLSNPSSTGNLALLPRIREFCAEHGELFHYEVEHVGQIGEALRSIACVRPRVLVINGGDGTVQAALTELHQGNYFEGNPPPVAVLPNGKTNLIALDLGSTGDPVAGLARILELAASDLDDHVVRRELIALSEGGRPPVLGMFLGGAGLADSILYCRHVIYPLGMSNGLSHFVTVLAVLLSLIPGFSAKFLPPLPSPMRISLMRDGQVTGRFALMIVTTLEKMLLGSKTEGGVRPGLKFMAVDQSAIALVRAIHAALMGRLGSRPMTGVHVEHGDHIRIESDRSSVILDGEIFHTGPGAPITLRPTKPMAFLRLAA